A window of the Streptomyces luomodiensis genome harbors these coding sequences:
- a CDS encoding TetR/AcrR family transcriptional regulator has translation MNAPVDTERPGQRRLTGPGRKTRDRIIETAAELMFHRGVGGTSIPDIQAAAGVSASQIYHYFGDKQGLVLAVIDYQTDTKLDQQRPLLDSLDSIEALREWCDRAADRQDAMGCAGGCEIGSLASELAETDPSARTDLAASFDRWEAPIRSGLARMQARGELSDSADVAALATALLAAIQGGMLLSQIRRSSTAYRQAVSVVIDRIESYVPRDTA, from the coding sequence ATGAACGCGCCAGTGGACACCGAAAGGCCAGGACAGCGCCGGCTCACCGGGCCCGGCCGGAAAACCCGGGACCGCATCATCGAGACCGCCGCGGAGCTGATGTTCCACCGCGGCGTCGGAGGCACGAGCATCCCGGACATCCAGGCGGCCGCCGGCGTCAGCGCGTCGCAGATCTACCACTACTTCGGCGACAAACAGGGCCTGGTCCTGGCCGTCATCGACTACCAGACCGACACCAAACTCGACCAGCAGCGCCCCCTGCTGGACAGCCTCGACAGCATCGAGGCCCTCCGCGAGTGGTGCGACAGGGCGGCGGACCGGCAGGACGCCATGGGCTGCGCGGGCGGCTGCGAGATCGGATCGCTCGCCAGCGAACTCGCCGAGACCGACCCCTCGGCCCGGACCGACCTGGCCGCCTCCTTCGACCGGTGGGAGGCGCCCATCAGATCGGGACTGGCCCGCATGCAGGCACGCGGCGAACTGAGCGACAGCGCCGACGTCGCCGCCCTGGCCACCGCCCTGCTGGCCGCCATCCAGGGCGGCATGCTGCTCTCACAGATCCGCCGATCGAGCACCGCGTACCGCCAGGCCGTGTCGGTCGTGATCGACCGCATCGAGAGCTACGTCCCGCGCGACACCGCCTGA
- a CDS encoding alpha/beta hydrolase: MSLDPQIEILLEQMAEAGGPAPESLTVGENRAAASAFTALAGDPEPVGGVRDTTAAVDGREIPVRIYRPAAPGSGPLPVTVFFHGGGWVFGDLDSQDQIARIMTNRSGTIVVSVDYRLAPEHRFPAALDDAYAALTWVAANAGGFGGDGERIAVFGESAGGNLAAAVVQEAQRRGGPRVALQVLAYPPVDRFDDSPSMYENMAGPILTRPWLEWFWGCYLSTPDQGADPRVSPARSEDLAGLPPAVVVTAEHDPLRDQGDRYARKLAEAGVPVTHLPVKGATHALLSFTGSVRLARDVLDRLGAAVAAAFTY, translated from the coding sequence ATGTCGCTCGACCCCCAGATCGAGATCCTGCTCGAGCAGATGGCCGAAGCAGGTGGGCCGGCCCCGGAGAGCCTGACCGTCGGAGAGAACCGTGCGGCCGCGAGCGCCTTCACCGCCCTGGCCGGTGACCCCGAGCCGGTCGGCGGCGTGCGCGACACCACCGCGGCCGTCGACGGCCGCGAGATCCCGGTCCGTATCTACCGGCCCGCCGCACCGGGCTCCGGGCCTCTTCCCGTGACGGTCTTCTTCCACGGCGGCGGATGGGTCTTCGGGGACCTGGACAGCCAGGACCAGATCGCCCGCATCATGACCAACCGATCCGGCACGATCGTGGTCTCCGTCGACTATCGGCTGGCGCCCGAGCACCGCTTCCCGGCCGCGCTCGACGACGCCTACGCCGCCCTCACCTGGGTCGCCGCCAACGCCGGCGGCTTCGGGGGCGACGGGGAGAGGATCGCGGTGTTCGGCGAGAGCGCCGGTGGCAACCTCGCCGCGGCCGTCGTACAGGAGGCACAGCGGCGCGGCGGGCCGCGCGTCGCGCTCCAGGTGCTGGCATACCCGCCGGTCGACCGGTTCGACGACAGCCCCTCCATGTACGAGAACATGGCCGGACCGATCCTGACCCGCCCGTGGCTGGAGTGGTTCTGGGGCTGCTACCTCAGCACGCCGGACCAGGGCGCCGACCCGCGTGTCTCGCCGGCGCGCTCGGAGGACCTGGCCGGGCTCCCGCCCGCCGTCGTGGTCACCGCCGAACACGATCCGCTACGGGACCAGGGCGACCGGTACGCGCGGAAGCTCGCCGAAGCCGGTGTGCCGGTCACCCACCTTCCGGTCAAGGGCGCCACCCACGCGCTGCTCTCGTTCACCGGGTCGGTGCGGCTCGCCCGGGATGTTCTCGACCGGCTCGGAGCCGCCGTGGCCGCGGCGTTCACGTACTGA
- a CDS encoding GlxA family transcriptional regulator, whose amino-acid sequence MTHRVAVLALDGVLTMDLGIPARVFDQARDPSGAPLYSVTTCSPGGRPIRSNEGFRIVVDDDESLLETADTVVIATQEPEEHLLATGELPGEVAAAFARIGPRTRVVSLCTSAFLLAAAGLLDGLRATTHWALCDSFARLFPHVEVDPDVLFIDNGRILTSAGGAAGIDACLHLIRRDHGAAVAGAAARRCVVAPWREGGQAQFIEHPVPKDADRSTSATRQWALNRLAEPLTLEDMARHAHMSVRTFTRRFRGEVGTSPLQWLLQRRLAQARHLLESTDLTVARVATASGFGDPVALRKHFYSHLGLSPLAYRRAHNAPAPAATRAHYGLST is encoded by the coding sequence ATGACCCACCGTGTTGCCGTTCTCGCCCTCGACGGCGTCCTGACCATGGACCTGGGTATTCCGGCCCGCGTGTTCGACCAGGCACGCGACCCGTCCGGCGCACCCCTGTACTCGGTGACGACCTGCTCGCCCGGCGGCCGGCCGATCCGCAGCAACGAGGGCTTCCGGATCGTCGTGGACGATGACGAGTCCCTCCTGGAGACCGCGGACACCGTGGTGATCGCCACCCAGGAGCCCGAGGAACACCTCCTCGCCACCGGTGAGCTGCCCGGGGAGGTCGCCGCCGCGTTCGCCCGGATCGGTCCGCGGACCCGCGTCGTCAGCCTGTGCACCTCGGCGTTCCTGCTCGCGGCGGCCGGGCTGCTGGACGGCCTGCGCGCCACCACGCACTGGGCGCTGTGCGACTCGTTCGCGCGGCTCTTCCCCCACGTCGAGGTCGATCCGGACGTCCTGTTCATCGACAACGGGCGCATCCTGACCTCGGCCGGCGGGGCCGCCGGCATCGACGCGTGCCTGCATCTGATCCGCCGGGACCACGGGGCGGCGGTGGCGGGCGCGGCGGCGCGCCGGTGCGTCGTGGCGCCGTGGCGCGAGGGCGGACAGGCGCAGTTCATCGAACACCCGGTGCCGAAGGACGCCGACCGCTCCACCTCGGCCACCCGGCAGTGGGCCCTGAACCGGCTGGCCGAACCCCTCACGCTGGAGGACATGGCCCGGCACGCGCACATGAGCGTGCGCACCTTCACCCGGCGGTTCCGCGGCGAGGTGGGCACCAGCCCGCTCCAGTGGCTGTTGCAGCGCCGGCTGGCGCAAGCCCGTCACCTGCTGGAGTCCACCGACCTGACCGTCGCCCGCGTCGCCACGGCCAGCGGCTTCGGCGACCCCGTGGCCCTGCGCAAACACTTCTACAGCCACCTCGGCCTGTCCCCGCTGGCCTACCGCCGCGCCCACAACGCCCCGGCCCCGGCGGCGACGAGGGCGCACTACGGCCTCAGTACGTGA
- a CDS encoding NADP-dependent oxidoreductase, translating to MSEHTMRAVTISEWGGPEVLSVGEVARPEPLPTEVLVRVHAAGINPVDWKTRAGQGMAGLQTLPLILGWDVSGVVEEVGFGVTTLAPGDEVYAMPWFPRPAGGYAEFVTAPSRQFARKPASIGHTEAAALPLAALTAWQALVDTAEVEAGQRVLVHAAAGGVGHLAVQLAKHLGAEVIATAREPRHAWLGELGADETIDYTRQRFEDVTGEVDVVIDLIGGLDATDVRSVAVTRAGGLVVSIPSGVSEGLAAAAGQAGVRTSPLLVEPDAAALTTIAGLVDSGAVRVEVERTFALEQVAEAHRLGETNRTRGKLVLDVAR from the coding sequence ATGAGCGAGCACACCATGCGCGCCGTCACCATCAGCGAGTGGGGCGGACCGGAGGTGCTGAGCGTCGGAGAGGTCGCGCGCCCCGAACCGCTGCCGACCGAGGTGCTGGTGCGCGTGCACGCCGCCGGGATCAACCCGGTGGACTGGAAGACCCGTGCCGGACAGGGCATGGCGGGACTCCAGACGCTGCCGCTGATCCTCGGCTGGGACGTGTCCGGCGTCGTCGAGGAAGTCGGCTTCGGCGTCACCACGCTGGCGCCCGGTGACGAGGTCTACGCCATGCCGTGGTTCCCCCGCCCGGCCGGTGGTTACGCCGAGTTCGTCACGGCGCCGTCCCGCCAGTTCGCGCGCAAGCCCGCCTCGATCGGGCACACCGAGGCCGCGGCCCTGCCCCTCGCGGCGCTCACCGCCTGGCAGGCCCTGGTCGACACGGCCGAGGTCGAGGCCGGTCAGCGGGTGCTGGTGCACGCCGCGGCCGGCGGTGTCGGGCACCTGGCCGTGCAGCTGGCCAAGCACCTCGGCGCCGAAGTGATCGCGACCGCCCGTGAGCCCCGGCACGCGTGGCTGGGGGAGCTGGGCGCCGACGAGACGATCGACTACACCCGGCAGCGGTTCGAGGACGTGACCGGCGAGGTCGATGTCGTCATCGACCTGATCGGCGGGCTGGACGCCACCGACGTGCGGTCGGTGGCGGTGACCCGGGCCGGCGGCCTGGTCGTCTCCATCCCCAGCGGTGTCTCCGAGGGGCTGGCCGCCGCGGCCGGGCAGGCCGGAGTGCGCACCAGCCCGCTCCTGGTCGAGCCGGACGCCGCCGCCCTGACCACCATCGCCGGCCTGGTCGACTCCGGCGCGGTCCGGGTCGAGGTCGAGCGCACGTTCGCCCTGGAGCAGGTCGCCGAGGCACACCGCCTGGGCGAGACCAACCGCACCCGCGGCAAGCTCGTGCTGGACGTGGCACGGTGA
- a CDS encoding NmrA/HSCARG family protein, whose product MTETTALVIGGTGAMGSRVVRALAARPGTTVRVLTRDPSSPRALTLARDTPGEVRLVRGDLDGEPSLEEALHGVDHVFCNTDFFATASPESEYAQGLRALRAAREAGVDRFVWSSLDSAAVLTDGRIPVPHYDAKAAVEARIALHRSEEAMRQETDGWFSRHVAVLVTAPYFENLYDLAPRRTRLPDGRDGLLFTLPLGGAGRWPLIGLDDIAWFARHTVDHWDDWAGRTLRVAADSLTGAQIAATFERVTGVPSAYQAVELDEFSRSLPGIGHDLAAMFAFFQEYDLFSRDRDPRALRALHPGLATFADWLTATGWDGSGRSGG is encoded by the coding sequence GTGACGGAGACGACCGCACTCGTGATCGGCGGCACCGGGGCCATGGGCTCCCGGGTCGTCCGCGCCCTTGCCGCACGGCCCGGCACCACCGTACGGGTGCTGACCCGGGACCCGTCCTCGCCGCGGGCGCTCACGCTGGCCCGGGACACCCCCGGCGAGGTGCGGCTGGTCCGCGGTGACCTGGACGGCGAACCGTCGCTGGAGGAGGCCCTCCACGGGGTCGACCACGTCTTCTGCAACACCGACTTCTTCGCCACGGCCAGCCCGGAGAGCGAGTACGCACAGGGGCTGAGGGCCCTGCGCGCGGCACGGGAGGCCGGGGTGGACCGGTTCGTCTGGTCGTCGCTGGACAGCGCCGCGGTCCTCACCGACGGACGGATTCCCGTCCCGCACTACGACGCCAAGGCCGCGGTGGAGGCCCGTATCGCACTGCACCGCTCCGAGGAGGCCATGCGGCAGGAGACCGACGGCTGGTTCTCGCGGCATGTCGCCGTCCTGGTGACGGCACCCTACTTCGAGAACCTGTACGACCTGGCCCCCCGGCGGACCCGGCTGCCCGACGGGCGGGACGGTCTGCTGTTCACCCTGCCGCTCGGCGGGGCCGGCCGGTGGCCGCTGATCGGACTCGATGACATCGCCTGGTTCGCCCGCCATACGGTCGACCACTGGGACGACTGGGCGGGCCGGACGCTGCGCGTCGCCGCCGACAGCCTCACCGGTGCGCAGATCGCGGCGACGTTCGAGCGCGTGACCGGGGTGCCGAGCGCCTACCAGGCGGTGGAGCTGGACGAGTTCAGCCGATCCCTGCCCGGAATCGGTCACGACCTGGCCGCCATGTTCGCGTTCTTCCAGGAGTACGACCTGTTCTCCCGGGACCGGGACCCGCGGGCGCTGCGCGCCCTGCACCCCGGGCTGGCCACCTTCGCCGACTGGCTCACCGCCACCGGATGGGATGGTTCCGGCCGGAGCGGAGGTTGA
- a CDS encoding substrate-binding domain-containing protein, whose amino-acid sequence MKWLEQLMAPENLLALLGVVVTVGGLSYERLIPGRKRIGYRVQMDTLIDDTRQDGPAHQRLRMLENTPDLAGASLVLLRIENDGFRSIDADDYITAPSTEHRGLTATFPHRVVQDVAVTEPSHPDLLRHLRQRGTPERPGLIYEGHQISLPRVPLNKGDHFKLLVLLTGAGTDKPPQVGGRIKEGRVRNNEKFRRPSNRVLGLIGSLLALLILQSFGTPLLRDDPLPRGCATGTLTIVGSTAFAPVAEDLRGAYQSDCRGAVVTVAAQGSGQGVGTLRTAGEAAKGGFPAYLSFSDGPQGNGDQRLKEHLVAVSVFTLVLNKDVRMTNLSLTDLRRVYAGEITNWKQLPGGPDLPVRLVSRDANSGTRKVFEKRLLDRNELSRTSDDCRSPEFRHDKVVRCELGGTPEVVRTVARTPGAIGYTELRHAEVRAAHGDVDLLNLDGVRASVDAVKERTYPFWEPEYAYTYTAPPDNSLTSKFLDYMAGDTGRNLIEKHGHLPCSVPENQNACRRADRGR is encoded by the coding sequence ATGAAGTGGCTGGAACAGCTCATGGCGCCCGAGAACCTCCTGGCGCTGCTCGGTGTCGTCGTCACGGTCGGAGGGCTTTCGTACGAGCGGCTGATCCCGGGGCGGAAGCGGATCGGCTACCGCGTGCAGATGGACACGCTGATCGACGACACCCGCCAGGACGGTCCGGCTCATCAGCGGCTGCGGATGCTGGAGAACACCCCGGACCTGGCCGGGGCCTCGCTGGTGCTGCTGCGGATCGAGAACGACGGGTTCCGCAGCATCGACGCCGACGACTACATCACGGCGCCGTCGACCGAGCACCGCGGGCTCACCGCCACCTTTCCCCATCGCGTCGTCCAGGACGTGGCCGTGACCGAGCCCAGCCATCCGGATCTGCTGCGGCACCTGCGGCAGCGGGGGACTCCGGAGCGGCCCGGTCTCATCTACGAGGGACACCAGATCTCCCTGCCGAGGGTGCCGCTGAACAAGGGAGATCACTTCAAGCTGCTGGTGCTGCTGACCGGCGCCGGGACCGACAAGCCGCCGCAGGTGGGCGGACGGATCAAGGAGGGGCGGGTCCGGAACAACGAGAAGTTCCGGCGGCCCAGCAACCGGGTGCTCGGGCTCATCGGGAGCCTGCTGGCCCTGCTGATCCTCCAGTCGTTCGGTACGCCGCTGCTGCGGGACGATCCGCTGCCGCGCGGATGCGCCACGGGCACGTTGACGATCGTCGGATCGACGGCGTTCGCACCGGTGGCCGAGGATCTGCGCGGGGCGTACCAGAGCGACTGCCGGGGCGCCGTGGTGACGGTGGCGGCCCAGGGGAGCGGGCAGGGGGTGGGGACGCTGCGGACCGCCGGGGAGGCCGCCAAGGGCGGGTTCCCCGCGTACCTCTCCTTCTCCGACGGTCCGCAGGGCAACGGCGATCAGCGGCTGAAGGAGCACCTGGTGGCCGTGTCCGTCTTCACCCTGGTGCTGAACAAGGACGTCCGGATGACGAACCTGTCCCTCACCGATCTGCGCAGGGTGTACGCGGGCGAGATCACCAACTGGAAGCAGCTCCCCGGCGGACCCGATCTGCCGGTCAGGCTGGTGAGCCGGGACGCGAACTCCGGGACGCGCAAGGTGTTCGAGAAGCGCCTCCTGGACCGCAACGAGCTCTCCCGGACGTCCGACGACTGCCGCAGCCCGGAGTTCCGCCACGACAAGGTGGTGCGCTGCGAACTCGGCGGCACCCCGGAGGTGGTGAGGACGGTGGCGCGGACGCCGGGCGCCATCGGCTACACCGAACTGCGCCACGCCGAGGTGCGGGCCGCGCACGGCGATGTCGACCTGCTGAACCTGGACGGGGTCCGCGCCTCCGTCGACGCGGTGAAGGAGCGGACGTATCCCTTCTGGGAGCCCGAGTACGCCTATACGTACACCGCGCCCCCGGACAACTCCCTCACGTCCAAGTTCCTCGACTACATGGCGGGGGACACCGGACGGAACCTCATCGAGAAACACGGCCATCTGCCGTGCTCCGTACCGGAGAACCAGAACGCGTGCCGGCGGGCCGACCGAGGGCGGTAG
- a CDS encoding M4 family metallopeptidase encodes MPITTSGKRRSAIAAGTAVAAAALLASGLTAGTAGAAPADGASAKAGAQPAALTASVRAELLREATATTADTATSLGLGAKEKLVVKDVIKDVDGTTHTRYDRTYDGLPVLGGDLVVHRAKGGDVKSVTKATKATIKVASTTAGIAPSAAAKAAVKAAKADDTTQAAADQAPRKVIWAATGKPVLAYETVVGGVQKDGTPNQLHVITDAATGKKLYEYQGIKNGKGESEYSGSVELGTSKEGDGYTLTDADRGGHKTTNLENQESGEGSPFTDDDDNWGTGKPDDPQTAAVDAHYGAAATWDYYKKVHGRDGIAGDGKGAYSRVHYGDSYVNAFWDDSCFCMTYGDGEGNKAPLTALDVAAHEMSHGVTSATAGLEYSGESGGLNEATSDIFGTAVEFNADNATDVGDYLIGEKIDINGDGTPLRYQDKPSKDGQSADEWSDSVGDLDVHYSSGVANHFFYLLSEGSGAKEINGVKYDSPTSDGSTVEGIGRDKAEQIWYKALTTYFTSNTDYHAAREGTLKAAEDLYGADSAEYKGVDAAWAGVNVK; translated from the coding sequence ATGCCCATAACCACGTCCGGCAAGCGCCGTTCGGCCATCGCGGCCGGCACCGCCGTCGCCGCGGCGGCCCTGCTCGCCTCCGGGCTGACCGCCGGCACCGCCGGTGCCGCACCGGCCGACGGCGCGAGCGCCAAGGCCGGCGCCCAGCCCGCGGCGCTCACCGCCTCGGTCCGCGCCGAGCTGCTGCGCGAGGCCACCGCGACCACGGCGGACACCGCCACGTCGCTGGGTCTCGGCGCCAAGGAGAAGCTGGTCGTCAAGGACGTCATCAAGGACGTCGACGGCACCACCCACACCCGCTACGACCGCACCTACGACGGGCTGCCCGTCCTCGGCGGCGACCTGGTCGTCCACCGCGCCAAGGGCGGTGACGTCAAGTCGGTCACCAAGGCCACCAAGGCCACCATCAAGGTCGCCTCCACCACGGCCGGGATCGCCCCGAGCGCCGCGGCGAAGGCCGCCGTCAAGGCGGCCAAGGCCGACGACACCACCCAGGCGGCGGCCGACCAGGCCCCGCGCAAGGTGATCTGGGCCGCCACCGGCAAGCCGGTGCTCGCCTACGAGACCGTCGTCGGCGGGGTCCAGAAGGACGGCACCCCGAACCAGCTGCACGTCATCACCGACGCCGCCACCGGCAAGAAGCTCTACGAGTACCAGGGCATCAAGAACGGCAAGGGCGAGAGCGAGTACAGCGGCTCGGTCGAGCTCGGCACCAGCAAGGAAGGCGACGGTTACACCCTGACCGACGCCGACCGCGGCGGCCACAAGACCACCAACCTGGAGAACCAGGAGAGCGGCGAGGGCTCGCCGTTCACCGACGACGACGACAACTGGGGCACCGGCAAGCCCGACGACCCCCAGACCGCCGCCGTCGACGCCCACTACGGCGCCGCCGCCACCTGGGACTACTACAAGAAGGTGCACGGCCGCGACGGCATCGCCGGCGACGGCAAGGGCGCGTACTCCCGCGTGCACTACGGCGACAGCTACGTCAACGCCTTCTGGGACGACAGCTGCTTCTGCATGACCTACGGCGACGGCGAGGGCAACAAGGCCCCGCTGACCGCGCTCGACGTGGCGGCGCACGAGATGAGCCACGGCGTCACCTCCGCGACCGCGGGCCTGGAGTACAGCGGTGAGTCGGGCGGCCTCAACGAGGCCACCTCCGACATCTTCGGCACCGCCGTCGAGTTCAACGCCGACAACGCCACCGACGTCGGTGACTACCTCATCGGCGAGAAGATCGACATCAACGGCGACGGCACCCCGCTGCGCTACCAGGACAAGCCCAGCAAGGACGGCCAGTCCGCGGACGAGTGGTCCGACAGCGTGGGCGACCTCGATGTGCACTACTCCTCCGGTGTCGCCAACCACTTCTTCTACCTGCTGTCCGAGGGCAGCGGCGCGAAGGAGATCAACGGTGTGAAGTACGACAGCCCCACCTCCGACGGCTCCACCGTCGAGGGCATCGGGCGGGACAAGGCCGAGCAGATCTGGTACAAGGCCCTGACCACGTACTTCACCTCCAACACCGACTACCACGCGGCCCGTGAGGGCACGCTGAAGGCCGCCGAGGACCTCTACGGCGCCGACAGCGCCGAGTACAAGGGCGTGGACGCCGCCTGGGCCGGGGTCAACGTCAAGTAA
- a CDS encoding M4 family metallopeptidase, producing the protein MIGVGFQSGTAAARPDDSAGNAANRPAARTISGAPDPGALPAKLSPAQRAALIAKADAAKGATAEDLGLGAKEKLVVKDVVKDADGTTHTRYERTYAGLPVLGGDLVVDATKSGAPLTVAKATKARLSVPTTTAAVAPATAEKAAVRAANAQGSRKTAADRAPRKVIWAAKGTPTLAYETVVGGLQEDGTPNELHVITDAATGKKLFEFQGVKTGTGNSQYSGEVTLGTSGSAGSYNLTDSGRGGHKTYNLNRSTSGTGTLFTDADDVWGDGTTSDAATAGVDAHYGAAETWDYYKNVHGRTGIRGDGVGAYSRVHYSSGYVNAFWQDSCFCMTYGDGSANAKPLTSLDVAAHEMSHGVTAATANLTYSGESGGLNEATSDIFAAAVEFYADNASDPGDYLVGEKIDINGNGTPLRYMDQPSKDGRSKDNWYSGVGNVDVHYSSGIANHFFYLLSEGSGAKVINGVGYNSPTSDNLPVTGIGRDNAEQIWFKALSQRMTSSTNYAGARDATLWAAGELFGQGSAQYNAVANAWAGVNVGTRIADGVTVTPPGDQTSIVDQATSLQITATSSNPGALSYAATGLPAGLAIDSSTGLISGTPTALGTSSVTVTVTDSTGESGTASFGWTVNTSGGNVFENTADVSIPDAGAPVTSPITVSRAGDAPADLQVGVDIVHSYRGDLVIDLIAPDGTAYRLKNSSAFDSADDVRTTYTVNASAETAVGVWKLRVQDLYAGDTGYINSWKLTF; encoded by the coding sequence ATGATCGGCGTCGGCTTCCAGAGCGGTACCGCCGCCGCCCGCCCGGACGACTCCGCCGGGAACGCGGCCAACCGCCCCGCCGCGCGCACGATATCCGGCGCCCCCGACCCCGGCGCCCTCCCCGCGAAGCTGTCCCCCGCCCAGCGCGCCGCGCTGATCGCCAAGGCCGATGCCGCCAAGGGCGCGACCGCCGAGGATCTCGGGCTCGGTGCCAAGGAGAAGCTGGTCGTCAAGGACGTCGTCAAGGACGCCGACGGCACCACCCACACCCGCTACGAGCGCACCTACGCCGGGCTGCCCGTCCTCGGTGGCGATCTGGTCGTCGACGCCACGAAGAGCGGTGCGCCGCTGACCGTCGCCAAGGCGACCAAGGCCCGGCTGTCCGTCCCGACCACCACCGCCGCCGTCGCGCCCGCCACCGCCGAGAAGGCCGCCGTGCGGGCGGCGAACGCGCAGGGGTCGCGGAAGACCGCGGCCGACCGGGCGCCCCGCAAGGTGATCTGGGCCGCGAAGGGCACGCCCACGCTGGCCTATGAGACGGTCGTCGGCGGCCTCCAGGAGGACGGCACCCCGAACGAGCTGCACGTCATCACCGACGCGGCCACCGGCAAGAAGCTGTTCGAGTTCCAGGGCGTCAAGACCGGCACCGGGAACAGCCAGTACAGCGGCGAGGTCACCCTCGGCACCTCGGGCAGCGCGGGCTCGTACAACCTCACCGACTCCGGCCGGGGCGGCCACAAGACGTACAACCTCAACCGCTCCACCTCGGGCACCGGCACGCTGTTCACCGACGCCGACGACGTCTGGGGCGACGGCACCACCTCCGACGCCGCCACCGCCGGGGTGGACGCGCACTACGGCGCCGCCGAGACCTGGGACTATTACAAGAACGTGCACGGCCGCACCGGCATCAGGGGCGACGGTGTCGGGGCGTACTCCCGGGTCCACTACAGCAGCGGCTATGTCAACGCGTTCTGGCAGGACTCCTGCTTCTGCATGACCTACGGCGACGGCTCGGCCAACGCCAAGCCGCTGACCTCCCTCGATGTCGCGGCCCACGAGATGAGCCACGGGGTCACGGCGGCCACCGCCAACCTCACCTACAGCGGTGAGTCCGGCGGGCTCAACGAGGCCACCTCCGACATCTTCGCCGCCGCGGTCGAGTTCTACGCGGACAACGCGAGCGACCCCGGGGACTACCTCGTCGGCGAGAAGATCGACATCAACGGGAACGGCACCCCGCTGCGCTATATGGACCAGCCCAGCAAGGACGGCAGGTCCAAGGACAACTGGTACTCCGGTGTCGGCAACGTGGACGTCCACTACTCGTCCGGCATCGCCAACCACTTCTTCTACCTGCTGTCCGAGGGCAGCGGCGCCAAGGTCATCAACGGCGTCGGCTACAACAGCCCGACCTCCGACAACCTCCCGGTCACCGGTATCGGACGGGACAACGCGGAGCAGATCTGGTTCAAGGCGCTGAGCCAGCGGATGACCTCCAGCACCAACTACGCGGGTGCCCGCGACGCCACGCTGTGGGCGGCGGGCGAGCTCTTCGGCCAGGGCAGCGCCCAGTACAACGCGGTGGCGAACGCCTGGGCCGGGGTCAACGTCGGCACCCGGATCGCCGACGGGGTCACTGTCACCCCGCCCGGCGACCAGACCAGCATCGTCGACCAGGCCACCAGCCTCCAGATCACCGCGACCAGCTCCAACCCGGGGGCGCTGAGCTACGCGGCCACCGGGCTGCCCGCGGGCCTGGCCATCGACTCCTCGACCGGGCTGATCTCCGGCACGCCGACCGCCCTGGGCACCAGCTCGGTGACGGTCACGGTGACCGACTCGACCGGCGAGAGCGGCACCGCGTCCTTCGGCTGGACGGTGAACACCAGCGGCGGCAACGTCTTCGAGAACACCGCGGACGTCTCCATTCCGGACGCCGGTGCGCCGGTCACCTCGCCGATCACGGTGAGCCGGGCCGGCGACGCGCCCGCCGACCTCCAGGTGGGCGTGGACATCGTGCACTCCTACCGCGGCGACCTGGTGATCGACCTGATCGCCCCGGACGGTACGGCCTACCGGCTCAAGAACTCCAGCGCCTTCGACTCGGCGGACGACGTGCGGACCACGTACACCGTGAACGCGTCCGCCGAGACCGCGGTCGGGGTCTGGAAGCTCCGGGTCCAGGACCTGTACGCGGGGGACACGGGCTATATCAACAGCTGGAAGCTGACCTTCTGA
- the pepE gene encoding dipeptidase PepE, producing MQLLLLSNSTAPGRGYLDHAREEIASALDGARRLVFVPYALADHDGYTAQVAAALEPLGVAVTGAHTADDPAALVRDAQAVFVGGGNSFRLLKALHERDLVRAIRDRVASGAVYMGSSAGTNMACPTLRTTNDMPIVQPPSFDALGLLPFQINPHYLDAKPDTAHMGETRAQRLEQFLEENDVPVVGLREGTWLRRDADRLTLGGIEAGAILFRRGADPAELRPGDDLSALLREEPRFDAAVR from the coding sequence ATGCAGTTGCTGCTGCTGTCGAACTCCACCGCGCCCGGCCGCGGCTACCTGGACCACGCACGGGAGGAGATCGCCTCCGCGCTGGACGGCGCGCGCCGGCTGGTCTTCGTGCCGTACGCGCTGGCCGACCACGACGGCTACACCGCCCAGGTGGCCGCGGCCCTGGAGCCGCTGGGCGTGGCGGTCACCGGTGCGCACACCGCCGACGACCCGGCCGCGCTGGTGCGCGACGCGCAGGCGGTGTTCGTCGGCGGCGGCAACAGCTTCCGACTGCTCAAGGCGTTGCACGAGCGCGACCTGGTCCGGGCGATCCGGGACCGGGTGGCCTCCGGCGCCGTCTACATGGGCTCCAGCGCGGGCACCAACATGGCCTGCCCGACCCTGCGCACCACGAACGACATGCCCATCGTCCAGCCGCCCAGCTTCGACGCGCTGGGGCTGCTGCCGTTCCAGATCAATCCGCACTACCTCGACGCCAAGCCGGACACCGCGCATATGGGCGAGACCCGGGCCCAGCGGCTCGAGCAGTTCCTGGAGGAGAACGACGTCCCCGTGGTCGGGCTGCGCGAGGGCACCTGGCTGCGCCGGGACGCGGACCGGCTGACGCTGGGCGGTATCGAAGCCGGGGCGATCCTCTTCCGCAGGGGTGCGGACCCGGCCGAGCTGCGCCCCGGCGACGACCTGAGCGCGCTGCTGCGCGAGGAGCCGCGCTTCGACGCGGCGGTGCGCTGA